One region of Sebastes fasciatus isolate fSebFas1 chromosome 1, fSebFas1.pri, whole genome shotgun sequence genomic DNA includes:
- the manf gene encoding mesencephalic astrocyte-derived neurotrophic factor has product MLCLSGLSVALALSLVPGPSEALKEGDCEVCLTFLGKFYQSLEDNNVNFKSGDIEKALMKTCKDARGKENRFCYYIGATSDAATKIVNEVSKPLSYHVPVEKICEKLKKKDGQICELKYDKLLDLSTVDLKKLKVKDLKKILEEWGESCKGCAEKSDFIRKITELMPKYAPAAAQARTDL; this is encoded by the exons ATGTTGTGTTTAAGCGGGTTGTCGGTGGCTCTTGCGCTCTCTCTGGTGCCCGGTCCCTCTGAAGCCCTGAAGGAAGGAGATTGTGAAG tgtgtttgacCTTCCTCGGGAAGTTTTACCAGTCGCTAGAGGACAACAATGTAAACTTCAAGAGCGGAGACATCGAGAAGGCCCTCATGAAGACCTGTAAAGACGCTAGAGGCAAAGAAAACCGCTTT TGTTACTACATCGGGGCAACAAGTGACGCAGCCACCAAGATAGTCAACGAGGTGTCCAAGCCGCTCAGCTACCACGTCCCAGTGGAGAAGATCTGTGAGAAACTCAAGAAGAAGGACGGTCAGATCTGTGAACTGAAATATG ACAAACTGCTGGACCTGAGCACGGTGGACCTGAAAAAGCTCAAAGTGAAGGACCTGAAGAAGATTCTGGAAGAGTGGGGCGAGTCCTGCAAAGGCTGCGCCGAAAAGTCCGACTTCATCCGCAAAATCACAGAGCTCATGCCCAAGTACGCTCCTGCAGCTGCCCAAGCACGGACAGATCTGTAA
- the oser1 gene encoding oxidative stress-responsive serine-rich protein 1, protein MEAGGKDCEEETLQTAFKKLRVDAGSLPGAVSVSEALAPRGASRACLDTSGAKPKLGCPKDNWHGCMRKTSRGVSRTQRRRRSKSPILHPPKFTYCSTAAASALSTPSGCLKHQRLAVPEPVEPRPAVDGRTASSVAVPAQKELSSSVTPGHISPLVFGSCAGYETHVGAAVSTPSLKEIPTVVTTVATSSREDGGSPGDVRASEESGPEKSACEGAESAAGAPRISGPADAADFRALSELHISGSAEGPHIPCSCAWKSSSDSQEESRQGAESQCQCQSLHQGWQGLEVYSFTGLRNVISECERSLPSREDAARTLSTNSNAATASSPSSSSATLSSGSPRSCSEQARAYVDDITIEDLSGYVEYYLYIPKKMSHMAEMMYT, encoded by the exons ATGGAGGCAGGAGGGAAGGACTGTGAAGAGGAAACACTGCAGACAGCGTTTAAGAAGCTGAGGGTTGATGCTGGGAG TTTACCTGGAGCAGTGAGTGTGTCGGAGGCATTGGCTCCCAGAGGGGCATCGCGTGCTTGTCTTGACACCAGCGGAGCGAAACCCAAACTCGGCTGCCCGAAGGACAACTGGCACGG CTGCATGAGGAAAACTTCTAGAGGAGTATCCAGAACCCAGCGGCGTCGGAGGTCCAAGTCCCCCATCCTGCATCCTCCAAAGTTCACCTACTGCAGCACCGCGGCAGCCTCTGCACTGTCGACCCCTAGTGGCTGCTTGAAGCACCAGCGCCTGGCCGTGCCTGAGCCTGTGGAGCCTCGTCCTGCAGTCGATGGAAGAACAGCCTCCTCCGTGGCCGTCCCGGCCCAGAAAGAGCTCTCTTCTTCAGTCACTCCCGGCCACATCTCCCCTCTGGTTTTTGGATCTTGTGCTGGGTATGAGACACATGTCGGAGCTGCAGTTTCTACGCCGTCCTTAAAAGAGATCCCCACTGTTGTTACTACTGTCGCGACGTCATCCAGGGAGGATGGAGGAAGCCCCGGAGATGTCCGGGCGAGCGAGGAGAGCGGCCCAGAGAAAAGTGCCTGCGAAGGAGCAGAGTCTGCAGCGGGAGCACCTCGGATATCCGGACCCGCAGACGCCGCTGACTTCCGAGCTTTATCCGAGCTCCACATTAGCGGCTCGGCAGAAGGCCCCCACATTCCCTGCTCCTGTGCCTGGAAGAGTAGTTCAGATTCCcaggaggagagcaggcagGGGGCCGAATCTCAGTGCCAGTGTCAGTCCCTTCATCAGGGCTGGCAAGGCTTGGAGGTGTACTCCTTCACGGGACTCCGCAACGTCATATCAGAGTGCGAGAGGAGCCTGCCGAGCCGCGAGGACGCCGCCAGAACTCTCAGCACCAACAGTAACGCTGCCACAGCTTCGTCACCTTCATCATCGTCAGCAACATTGTCGTCGGGCTCCCCTCGCTCGTGTTCAGAGCAGGCGCGGGCCTACGTCGACGACATCACGATAGAGGACCTTTCTGGCTACGTGGAGTATTATCTCTACATCCCCAAGAAGATGTCACACATGGCTGAGATGAtgtacacttaa